The Spirochaetales bacterium DNA segment CGATCGTGACCTCGGGCGATTATGAACGGGGGTTCGAGTACGGCGGCAAATGGTACCACCATCTCCTCGATCCGCATACCGGCTATCCGGCGGAAGGGGCGGTCTCGGTCACCGTCGTCGCCAAAACTGCGACAATCGCCGATGCCCTTTCGACGGCCTGCTTTGTTTTGGGATTCGGAAAGGGCCTCGCTTTGCTCGAAGCGGAAGAAGGGGTGGAAGGACTTGTTCTCCGCGAAGAAGGAGAGGCCCTCGGGGAAGGAACGACGGAAGGGTTCGGAAGGTACTATGAGGATGTGCTGCAATAGACGGGCGGGGGGCGTGTTTCGGCGAAAGGTGTATGTATGGCATTACCGGTACCGGATGCGGCGTGAATGAAACAGATCTGACGATACGGCTGCCTGGGGATTGATTAATCAGAAGTAAAAATATAAAATAATGTTGGAACAAGGAGAATTGTATGAGATTGATTATCAATATAAAAGACAATTCAAAAGCATCTCATTTGATAAAATTTTTAAAGGACATTCCGTTTATCGAGATAGAAGAAAGCAGAAAAAAAGAATCACTCAAGAATATTATGGATTTGTATGGCATATGGGAAAATAGTGATATTTCGATTGATACAATTCGGGCAAAAGCCTGGGGCAGATAGTATATGATTTCCAAAATCCCTAAACCCGCTTATTAATTCCATCTCATCCATACTTAAGCCCAATATCCCCTCAGTGCTTCCGAACCCGGAACCACGTCATATGTCATATTATTGAGCATCGCCAATGACCTTGCATATTCCTTTTTTGCCGACACCACCGGGTCATCGAGGCGGTTGTCGCCTTTTATCTCCACAATCGAATAACTGCCGTCCTTTTTCTTGATGAGAAAATCCGGGAAATAATGACGGAGGGTATGGCTTTCAGGGTCGATATAGCTGATCATGAAATCGGACTGGCCGTGGATGAGCATGCCCGTAAAGGTGGCAACAAGGATTTCAGAGGAAGCTACCAGTTTTTCGACCAGCAGATAGAGAACCCGTTCAACGATTGTAAGTGTCTTGCCCGAACCTGGACCTGCGAGAATAAGGAGTGGCGATTCCGTTGTCGTGATGGCTTCGATTTTGGAAGGTTCGAGGTTTGGACTTGGTAAGTTGTAGTTATTCATATTTATTAAAAATCATATCAGAATAAAACTGTCTATTTTTAAACTTGCCTTTATTAGGATCATAAAAAGATTGTGGTTTTTCAGGTCCACCAAGCAACCATAGACGAAGCCATTGGTCATAGAAATAATTAGTAACACCATAATAAGGTGGAGATGTAAAGAGAAGTGACGGTTTCATCGCTTAATAAGCCTTCTTTTTCGAAGTTTTCACCCATTTATATCGATAACCTCTCATTGCTTTTTTACATAACAGAATTTATGGTAGAAAAATTGTATTAACAATGCTTTCCTATCATAAAACATGTTAACTTAAAATCGGGAAATACCCTACATCCTGCTAAGAGATTCCCTTAGATTATCGAATAAATATTTCACATTAGTAATTTTTTTTCCATTTATAATCAATATAAATTCAACCTGAAGAGAAAGTGTCGTTGTATTTTCTCTTCCGTAATTTTTTATTATAATCGTCAAATTGAACAGTGACAAACAAATTTATTATTTCACGTTGTTTTTTTTGCTGGATAAATTCCCGTAATATATGGTTGATTACCCAATAAGCCATCAGATTCACATGTTGCCCTTTTTACATTGAGGGATCAAAGTAAACGTGGAAAACATATAAATTGACACGAGTATCAGGAATAATATACAATAAAGAGATGAATAAGGATAAATTGCTGAAAAAGCTTTTATTAAACGCTAAAAATATCCGGTTTTCCGATGTCCAATTATGTGTGGAAGCATGTGGATTTTACCTTTCCGGGATAAATGAAAGTCATCATTTACAACTTATTGAAAAGTATAATCACATATGACGGGGGGAAATAAATGAAAGATTATCATATTAATATATTTTATAGTGAAGAAGATGAGGGGTATATTGCCGACATACCCGATCTTGAATTTTGTTCCGCTTTCGGAAATACACCGGATGAAGCGTTACATGAAGTACTCATTGCAAAACAAGCGTGGATTGAATCTGCAAAGGAAAGCGGCAGGCATATTCCTTTACCCGGATATAAACCGGTAATATATCAGGTTTCTTGATATACGAATTACACGTCCGCGAGGATTCAGTCGATTCCTTGGGTATGGATATCCGGCTGGTTCTTTCTTACCGCTTCCCCGCTCACTCCCCGTTCCAGTATTTACCGTAAAACAGGGCGAGTTTTCGCCGGGTTTCAAAGGGAATCCGCGAGGGTTCGGTCATGATCGCGTACTGAGCCGCGTGCCTGCATTCACAGTCGACCCGCGGGGCAAGGCCCTCGATGAGTCTGCCCGTGATCGTCTTTATTGCCGTTACGTTTTTTTTCATGGTCGCGAGCACCATATCGACCGTTACCGCTTCCTCGGCCTCGTGCCAGCAGTCGTAATCCGTCACCATGGCGATCACCGCGTAGCAGATCTCCGCCTCGCGGGCGAGTTTTGCCTCGGGCAGTGCGGTCATGCCGATGAGGTCCGCCTTCCACTGCCGGTAGAGGAGGGATTCTCCCTTTGTCGAAAAAAGCGGACCTTCCATGGTGATGAGTGTTCCCGTTTTATGGAAGGGGTACCGGTTTTTTTCGAAAACGCCGATCACCTTTTCCCGCATGCCGGAGCAGAAGGGTTCCGCGAACCCGATATGGCCGACGATCCCCTCCCCGAAAAAGGTCCACTCCCTTCCCCGCGTCCGGTCGACCAGCTGGTCGCAGACGACGAAGTCGCCCGGTTTGTATCCTTCCCCGAGGGAGCCCACGGCGCTGATCGAAAGGATCTGCGATACGCCGAGGGATTTCAAGGCCCAGATATTCGCCTTCGAGGGTACTTCCGTGGGAAGCAGGCGATGGCCTTTGCCGTGGCGGGGAAGAAACGCCACGTTCGTATTGCGGATATTGACGATCGTGATATAGTCCGACGGCATTCCGAACGGGGTGGGGATATCGATTGTTTCGACGACCGACGCCCCCTCTATTTCATAGATACCGCTTCCGCCGATCACACCGATGGTTGCTGTCATTATTGTACTCCTTGCCGTTATGGTTAAAGGTTCCCTCAGTCACTCTATAACAATCGAGCGTGTTGTGCAACCTGATTTCGAAGGCCGGCGACGGAAGGGGGAAAGTCTGCCTATTACAACCGAAAGCCGAAGAAAGAAGGTAAAGCCGGATTATATGATCTTTTTTTGACGCGCCCGCTTGATTTTTTCTTTACGGCTTACTAATATAAGGTCATGATTTACAATAACATGGCAGAAGAAAACGAGGATAAAGAGCAGGATATCTTTTTTCAGAAAATACTCAAAACCAGATCGATATTTCTGGCCGGTGAAGTCAACAAGGCGTTGGCGGAAAAGATTGTCAAACAGCTTATTCTACTCGAAGCCGACGGCGATGAACCGATCAAGATGTTTATCGATTCACCCGGGGGCGATGCGGATGCGGGATTCGCGATTTATGACATGATTCGATTTATCAGACCGCAGGTCTACACGATCGGTATGGGACTCGTGGCAAGTGCCGCCGCGATCATTCTCCTTGCCGGAGAAAAGGAATCGAGGGTCGGCCTTCCCAATTCCCACTACCTGATTCATCAGCCCCTGAGCGGGATCCGCGGTGTGGCGACGGAAATCGAGATCCACGCGAAGGAACTCGACCGGATCAGGAATAAGATCAACAGACTCATATCGGAAAAAACGGGACAGGATTTGAAAAAAGTCGAAAAAGACACCGACCGTGACTACTGGATGAACGCGGAAGAAGCCCAGAGTTACGGACTGCTTTCACGAATCATCACACGGCAGGAAGAATTAAAAACAAAAGCATAGATTGGAACACGCAATGACGGCAGTAAACGAACTCGATTGTGCGGCATTGAAAAAGAGGGGAGTGCTGTCTGCCGGCGATAAAAGCCGGTATTACCGCGGCAAGGTGAGGGATATCCTCGATTACGGGGAACATCTCTTTATCTATACCACGGACAGGATTTCCGCATTCGACAGGGTCCTTGCCGCAATCCCCCGTAAAGGGGAAATACTGAATCAGTTGTCCCTCTTCTGGTTCAGGAAGACTGAAGATGTCATTCGCAATCACATCGTGAAGGAAGTGACGCCGAGGTCCGTTATAGTAAAAAAATGTTCGATCGTCCCGATCGAGGTAGTCGTTCGCGGTTACCTTACCGGTTCGGCGTGGCGGGATTATAAAAAGGGGAACCCTGTTTCCGGAATCACCCTTCCTCCGGGGATGAAGATGAATCAACGCTTCCGGGAACCGATTATCACCCCGTCAACCAAGGCGGAAAAAGGGCTTCACGACGAACCCGTTTCACGCGAGGAAATAATCCGGCGTGGTATTGTCGGGGAGGATCTCTGGGACAAGATAGAAGCATCTGCTTTGGCCTTATTCAAACGGGGAACAGAACTCGCTTCGGCGCGCGGACTTATTCTCGTCGATACCAAATACGAATTCGGCATGAACGGCGAACATCTTTATGTCGTCGATGAAATCCATACGCAGGATTCGAGCAGGTACTGGTATGCGGACGGTTATGAGGAACGATTCGGGAAAGGGGAGGATCAGCGGGAACTCGACAAGGAGTTTTTCAGAAAGTGGCTGATGGCACGGGGGTACATGGGGGACGGAACACCGCCCGAAATCGATAAGGAGATCGCGATGCAGATATTTCACCGCTACCGTGAAGCCTTTTCCATTATCACGGGAGCCGAGTTTGTCCCGGCGTCCCTTGAACCGGAGGCCGAACTCGATGCGATCGCACAAACCCTCAATGAAATCAGAGGCGATTGATACCTCAAGGAACGTTATGAAGGTCGCCCCCATTGTCTTTACCGTCGTGTTCTCTCTCTTTTTCTCATGCCGGAAAGACATTACCGTCATGAGTTATAATGTCCAGACGCTGTTCGACGATGTCGATGACGGGACGGAATATCCGGCGTTCGATCCGGGTTCCGGAAAATGGAACAGCAACCTCTTTGCGATCAAACTACAGGCGGTGGGCAAGGTGATCAGGGAAGCCTGCCTCAATGGGCCGGATATTCTCGCTTTGCAGGAAGTCGAAAACGGAAATACGCTGACAATGCTGAATACGAGGGTTCTGAAGGAATGCGGCTATACCTGGAAAGTCCTTGTACCCGCGCCGGGATCGGCCACAAATACCGCGATTCTTTCCAGGTACCCGATTCTCCGGACCCACGCCCATCATACCGGGCTGCCGGCGCTTCGCTTTATTCTGGAAGTCGAAATATCGATTGACGGCCGGATACTTTATCTTTTCAACAACCATTGGAAGTCTCACACGGAAGGTTCCCGGGTAACGGAGCCGTCTCGCCGGGAGGCCGCGTATGTCCTGAAGCAAAGAGTCGCGGTCATTCTCGAACGGAATCCGGGCGCGGCTATCATCGTTACCGGTGATTTCAATGAGAATGTCGACGAGTATCGTGAAAGAACGTTTAGCTACCAGACGGCATTCATTCCTTCGGATATCGATGTTCCCGGAGATTTTCACGAAAAAAGCGTTTTTTTAACGCCGGATACCGGGGAAGCCGGATATTCGGAAAACAGACTCGTTCTGTACGATTTGTGGTATGAACTTCCCCGTACAGGATGGG contains these protein-coding regions:
- a CDS encoding UvrD-helicase domain-containing protein, encoding MNNYNLPSPNLEPSKIEAITTTESPLLILAGPGSGKTLTIVERVLYLLVEKLVASSEILVATFTGMLIHGQSDFMISYIDPESHTLRHYFPDFLIKKKDGSYSIVEIKGDNRLDDPVVSAKKEYARSLAMLNNMTYDVVPGSEALRGYWA
- a CDS encoding type II toxin-antitoxin system HicB family antitoxin, giving the protein MKDYHINIFYSEEDEGYIADIPDLEFCSAFGNTPDEALHEVLIAKQAWIESAKESGRHIPLPGYKPVIYQVS
- the mtnP gene encoding S-methyl-5'-thioadenosine phosphorylase, translated to MTATIGVIGGSGIYEIEGASVVETIDIPTPFGMPSDYITIVNIRNTNVAFLPRHGKGHRLLPTEVPSKANIWALKSLGVSQILSISAVGSLGEGYKPGDFVVCDQLVDRTRGREWTFFGEGIVGHIGFAEPFCSGMREKVIGVFEKNRYPFHKTGTLITMEGPLFSTKGESLLYRQWKADLIGMTALPEAKLAREAEICYAVIAMVTDYDCWHEAEEAVTVDMVLATMKKNVTAIKTITGRLIEGLAPRVDCECRHAAQYAIMTEPSRIPFETRRKLALFYGKYWNGE
- a CDS encoding phosphoribosylaminoimidazolesuccinocarboxamide synthase, encoding MTAVNELDCAALKKRGVLSAGDKSRYYRGKVRDILDYGEHLFIYTTDRISAFDRVLAAIPRKGEILNQLSLFWFRKTEDVIRNHIVKEVTPRSVIVKKCSIVPIEVVVRGYLTGSAWRDYKKGNPVSGITLPPGMKMNQRFREPIITPSTKAEKGLHDEPVSREEIIRRGIVGEDLWDKIEASALALFKRGTELASARGLILVDTKYEFGMNGEHLYVVDEIHTQDSSRYWYADGYEERFGKGEDQRELDKEFFRKWLMARGYMGDGTPPEIDKEIAMQIFHRYREAFSIITGAEFVPASLEPEAELDAIAQTLNEIRGD
- a CDS encoding ATP-dependent Clp protease proteolytic subunit; the protein is MIYNNMAEENEDKEQDIFFQKILKTRSIFLAGEVNKALAEKIVKQLILLEADGDEPIKMFIDSPGGDADAGFAIYDMIRFIRPQVYTIGMGLVASAAAIILLAGEKESRVGLPNSHYLIHQPLSGIRGVATEIEIHAKELDRIRNKINRLISEKTGQDLKKVEKDTDRDYWMNAEEAQSYGLLSRIITRQEELKTKA
- a CDS encoding endonuclease/exonuclease/phosphatase family protein translates to MKVAPIVFTVVFSLFFSCRKDITVMSYNVQTLFDDVDDGTEYPAFDPGSGKWNSNLFAIKLQAVGKVIREACLNGPDILALQEVENGNTLTMLNTRVLKECGYTWKVLVPAPGSATNTAILSRYPILRTHAHHTGLPALRFILEVEISIDGRILYLFNNHWKSHTEGSRVTEPSRREAAYVLKQRVAVILERNPGAAIIVTGDFNENVDEYRERTFSYQTAFIPSDIDVPGDFHEKSVFLTPDTGEAGYSENRLVLYDLWYELPRTGWGSYAYNGRWYTFDHVLLTRGLCDGDGLDYRTGSFSVVKHSFLVDKHTGFPIKWDTSRKKGYSDHLPLLIKVGVAGNNE